One window of the Conexibacter sp. SYSU D00693 genome contains the following:
- a CDS encoding SDR family NAD(P)-dependent oxidoreductase, whose product MLSIDLSGKTAIVTGSTQGIGRVIVRRLAEAGATAWVNGRGEDRVARVVDELRGEGEGLRIEGVAADVATAEGARTLLDAVGHADVLVNNLGIFEARPVLEVGDEEWQRFWDTNVMSAIRLTRELAPGMRERGWGRVLFLASDSAVVIPVEMVHYGVTKTALLGVSRGFAKALSGTGVTVNAVMAGPTHTEGVEDFARSLVGEDLPWDEAQARFMAEHRPNSLIERLIEPEEIANMVAYLSSDLASATTGGALRVDGGYIDYVVP is encoded by the coding sequence ATGCTCAGCATCGACCTCTCCGGCAAGACCGCGATCGTCACAGGTTCGACCCAGGGCATCGGCCGGGTGATCGTCCGGCGCCTCGCCGAGGCCGGCGCGACGGCGTGGGTCAACGGCCGCGGCGAGGACCGCGTCGCCCGCGTCGTCGACGAGCTGCGCGGGGAGGGGGAGGGCCTGCGCATCGAGGGCGTCGCCGCGGACGTGGCGACCGCCGAGGGCGCCCGGACGCTCCTCGACGCCGTCGGCCACGCCGACGTCCTGGTCAACAACCTCGGGATCTTCGAGGCCCGGCCGGTGCTCGAGGTCGGCGACGAGGAGTGGCAGCGCTTCTGGGACACGAACGTCATGTCGGCCATCCGCCTGACCCGGGAGCTCGCGCCCGGCATGCGCGAGCGCGGCTGGGGCCGCGTCCTCTTCCTCGCGAGCGACTCGGCGGTCGTCATCCCCGTGGAGATGGTCCACTACGGCGTCACGAAGACCGCGCTGCTCGGCGTCTCCCGGGGCTTCGCCAAGGCGCTGTCGGGCACCGGCGTGACGGTCAACGCGGTCATGGCCGGTCCGACGCACACCGAGGGCGTCGAGGACTTCGCCCGCAGCCTCGTCGGCGAGGACCTGCCGTGGGACGAGGCGCAGGCCCGCTTCATGGCCGAGCACCGCCCGAACTCGCTCATCGAGCGCCTGATCGAGCCCGAGGAGATCGCGAACATGGTCGCCTACCTCAGCTCCGACCTCGCCTCGGCCACCACCGGCGGCGCCCTGCGCGTCGACGGCGGCTACATCGACTACGTGGTCCCGTAG
- a CDS encoding RNA polymerase sigma factor translates to MTATHHVRIAGGSAFAEVFDEHFDAVHRYLHRRAGDAAEDLAAETFERALRAFGTFDARRGPVRAWLFGIATNVVAAHRRAEGRRLRAYAREAGRRPAADDVPDVGAGVDAARQARRAAEALRALSPEDRDVLLLVAWADLRYDEVASALGVPVGTVRSRLHRARAAVRDHLEGR, encoded by the coding sequence ATGACGGCCACGCACCACGTGCGCATCGCGGGTGGCTCGGCGTTCGCCGAGGTGTTCGACGAGCACTTCGACGCGGTGCACCGCTACCTGCACCGGCGCGCCGGCGACGCCGCGGAGGACCTGGCGGCGGAGACGTTCGAGCGTGCGCTGCGCGCGTTCGGGACGTTCGACGCGCGCCGCGGACCCGTGCGCGCCTGGCTCTTCGGCATCGCGACGAACGTCGTGGCGGCGCACCGCCGCGCGGAGGGCCGGCGCCTGCGGGCCTACGCCCGCGAGGCGGGGCGCCGGCCGGCGGCCGACGACGTGCCCGACGTGGGCGCGGGCGTCGATGCCGCACGTCAGGCCCGGCGGGCGGCGGAGGCGCTGCGGGCGCTGAGCCCGGAGGACCGCGACGTCCTGCTGCTCGTCGCGTGGGCCGACCTGCGCTACGACGAGGTGGCGAGCGCGCTGGGCGTGCCCGTCGGGACGGTGCGCTCCCGGCTGCATCGGGCGCGCGCCGCCGTCCGCGACCACCTGGAGGGACGATGA
- a CDS encoding CdaR family transcriptional regulator encodes MGQAPGTDGTVDAAALIAVLASRADQVVRRAARRALAEVPEYAARVTEQELAEGIARDLALAMAAFAEGREPTEEDRAAMRLIGDQRAQQGLPVEGMVRVYRFAIDEAFRAIAEAAEEGDVDLAQALALIQATWHYAGPMVEGAVGAYRRREVELAVADGQRRTELVLSLLLSPRGAPPGLAAAVGLDPARRYLAFRARADEGADRALLLDLQLPGVLDRGLVAPYEGDVVGLAAARPSTATSGDVAVGVGPLGRLDELPRSFVVASRVLETAVAHRRRGVLGIEDVTLEAIAQAEGVVGDALADRYVRPLAGEPAVLETVAAFLAHDLSAEAAAQELAVHPNTVRNRLRRFEQVTGASLRAVRDLAEVRLALLRVGA; translated from the coding sequence GTGGGGCAGGCACCGGGCACGGACGGCACGGTCGACGCGGCGGCGCTCATCGCCGTCCTGGCCAGCCGGGCCGATCAGGTCGTGCGGCGCGCGGCTCGCCGGGCGCTCGCCGAGGTCCCCGAGTACGCGGCGCGCGTGACCGAGCAGGAGCTGGCCGAGGGCATCGCCCGCGACCTCGCGCTCGCCATGGCGGCCTTCGCCGAGGGTCGCGAGCCGACCGAGGAGGACCGCGCCGCCATGCGGCTCATCGGCGACCAGCGCGCCCAGCAGGGGCTGCCCGTCGAGGGCATGGTCCGCGTCTACCGCTTCGCCATCGACGAGGCCTTCCGCGCGATCGCGGAGGCCGCCGAGGAGGGCGACGTCGACCTCGCCCAGGCGCTCGCCCTCATCCAGGCCACCTGGCACTACGCCGGGCCGATGGTCGAGGGCGCCGTCGGGGCCTACCGCCGGCGGGAGGTCGAGCTGGCGGTGGCCGACGGCCAGCGCCGGACGGAGCTCGTGCTCAGCCTCCTGCTGTCGCCCCGCGGGGCACCTCCCGGCCTCGCGGCGGCCGTCGGCCTGGACCCCGCGCGTCGCTACCTCGCCTTCCGCGCCCGCGCTGACGAAGGCGCCGACCGCGCACTGCTGCTCGACCTGCAGCTGCCCGGGGTCCTCGACCGCGGGCTCGTCGCCCCCTACGAGGGCGACGTCGTCGGCCTCGCCGCCGCCCGGCCCTCGACCGCGACCTCGGGGGACGTCGCGGTCGGCGTCGGGCCGCTGGGGCGCCTCGACGAGCTGCCGCGCTCGTTCGTCGTCGCCTCGCGCGTGCTCGAGACGGCGGTCGCTCACCGCCGGCGCGGCGTCCTCGGCATCGAGGACGTCACGCTCGAGGCGATCGCCCAGGCCGAGGGGGTGGTGGGGGACGCGCTGGCCGACCGCTACGTGCGTCCGCTCGCCGGGGAGCCCGCCGTGCTCGAGACCGTCGCCGCGTTCCTCGCCCACGACCTCAGCGCCGAGGCGGCGGCCCAGGAGCTCGCCGTCCATCCGAACACCGTGCGCAACCGGCTGCGGCGCTTCGAGCAGGTGACGGGCGCATCGCTGCGCGCGGTGCGCGACCTCGCCGAGGTCCGGCTCGCCCTCCTGCGCGTCGGGGCCTAG
- a CDS encoding M28 family peptidase, translating to MPVPRSLLVVLPVLAALLVPAPGHASIPPTIPSNDEIFRTVEDVVSFSPRRVGTPGLERTVEYVGRRFKELGLTRVHVEETPTWSWESLEHRLAFEGEPLDASPVIYSQSPARDAVGEQSTPPGGLVAPVVDVGGASAREIRGMDVRGKVVLFDLQFLLPVAGLLPLSEFLWDPDGSMTLSPQTLLTANPYITTFTEAVRAAQDAGAVGFVGVLSDYFDSHRYYNEFYRRLVVQIPGLWVTRATGAHLRARLAAKPDGRATIVLRTKRAKVDSHVVVGFLDGKSTDAIQVHSHHDSGFSGAVEDASGVAEVLALAEHFAKQPAASREKTLMFTTFDSHWSGYDAHNAFLKRHVVRRDPRRDPNRIVADVTLEHIAKHALRKPDGSLEVFDAPEPRGVFENLAPRLKGKLIEGIVRHDLRRTAVLNASLLQPAGGIPTDSSGWVVLGIPTAALISGPMYLYDAADTTDKVLKGELQRVAAAFAGLIDAMDGTPSNALGLLPSPVAEALGRQLAGDVSKVPDSVDRAVGEAAAPAPACRVARRGSAVRDVRVVRGRSGARLRFRARRTATVRVTAVLAGGRARALGGSRRLTACTTSTVALPRGTRRARVAWRGGVRTVRVAGR from the coding sequence GTGCCCGTCCCGCGCTCGCTGCTCGTCGTCCTCCCGGTGCTCGCCGCGCTGCTGGTCCCCGCGCCGGGCCATGCCAGCATCCCGCCGACGATCCCGAGCAACGACGAGATCTTCCGCACCGTCGAGGACGTCGTGTCCTTCAGCCCGCGGCGCGTCGGGACACCGGGTCTGGAGCGCACCGTCGAGTACGTCGGGCGCCGGTTCAAGGAGCTGGGCCTGACCCGCGTCCACGTCGAGGAGACGCCGACCTGGTCCTGGGAGTCGCTCGAGCACCGCCTCGCGTTCGAGGGCGAGCCGCTCGACGCGTCGCCGGTCATCTACTCCCAGAGCCCGGCGCGCGACGCGGTCGGCGAGCAGTCCACGCCGCCGGGTGGGCTCGTCGCGCCGGTCGTCGACGTCGGTGGCGCGAGCGCGCGGGAGATCCGCGGCATGGACGTCCGCGGCAAGGTCGTCCTCTTCGACCTCCAGTTCCTGCTGCCCGTGGCGGGCCTGCTGCCGCTCTCGGAGTTCCTGTGGGACCCCGACGGCTCGATGACCCTCTCGCCCCAGACGCTGCTCACCGCCAACCCCTACATCACGACGTTCACCGAGGCGGTGCGTGCCGCGCAGGACGCCGGCGCCGTCGGGTTCGTCGGCGTCCTCAGCGACTACTTCGACTCCCACCGGTACTACAACGAGTTCTACCGTCGCCTGGTCGTGCAGATCCCGGGCCTGTGGGTCACCCGGGCGACAGGCGCCCACCTGCGCGCACGGCTGGCCGCCAAGCCGGACGGCCGGGCCACGATCGTCCTGCGCACGAAGCGCGCGAAGGTCGACTCGCACGTGGTCGTCGGCTTCCTCGACGGCAAGAGCACCGACGCGATCCAGGTCCACTCGCACCACGACTCGGGGTTCTCCGGCGCGGTCGAGGACGCGTCGGGCGTCGCCGAGGTCCTGGCGCTCGCCGAGCACTTCGCCAAGCAGCCGGCCGCCTCGCGCGAGAAGACGCTCATGTTCACGACGTTCGACTCGCACTGGAGCGGCTACGACGCGCACAACGCGTTCCTCAAGCGTCACGTCGTGCGCCGAGATCCGCGGCGCGACCCCAACCGCATCGTGGCCGACGTGACGCTCGAGCACATCGCCAAGCACGCGTTGCGCAAGCCCGACGGCTCGCTCGAGGTCTTCGACGCACCGGAGCCGCGCGGCGTGTTCGAGAACCTGGCGCCCCGGCTCAAGGGCAAGCTCATCGAGGGCATCGTGCGCCACGACCTGCGGCGCACCGCCGTGCTCAACGCGTCGCTGCTGCAGCCCGCCGGCGGCATCCCGACGGACTCGTCGGGGTGGGTCGTGCTCGGCATCCCGACCGCCGCGCTGATCTCCGGCCCGATGTACCTCTACGACGCCGCGGACACCACGGACAAGGTGCTCAAGGGCGAGCTGCAGCGCGTCGCCGCCGCCTTCGCCGGGCTGATCGACGCGATGGACGGCACGCCCTCGAACGCGCTGGGCCTGCTGCCCTCGCCGGTCGCCGAGGCCCTCGGGCGCCAGCTCGCCGGCGACGTCTCGAAGGTCCCCGACAGCGTCGACCGGGCGGTCGGAGAGGCGGCGGCGCCCGCCCCGGCCTGCCGGGTCGCGCGCCGCGGCAGCGCGGTGCGCGACGTGCGCGTGGTGCGCGGCCGCTCCGGCGCTCGCCTGCGCTTCCGCGCCCGCCGGACCGCCACGGTGCGCGTGACCGCGGTCCTGGCCGGCGGCCGCGCCCGGGCGCTCGGTGGGTCCCGGCGCCTCACGGCCTGCACGACGAGCACGGTGGCCCTGCCGCGCGGCACGCGGCGCGCGCGCGTCGCCTGGCGCGGCGGTGTGAGGACCGTCCGCGTCGCGGGTCGCTAG
- a CDS encoding CU044_5270 family protein, with product MIDELELVRRIGAEDEVPDAAGARERVRARVLDGGGAAPGAGDRAGAPRRSLRLLGALVPAAAVAAGVALVVVLGGGGEPDGGAAASQTLTTTAAAPAPEAPSLFPPPDEFLYVKTRSQYLSCTLDGPNPGCEMQPRRVREVWMSEQRDSRLVERPGTTTPEGLGRTQLVLGNRRFSHQELAAYAPTPRELLDELQRGRAPGQGGETATYPFVQITDALREMPMPAQVRRALVEALPLVPGVQELGQARDSEGRLGLAYARTLQGRREEVIVDPVTATMLEEQQTVVDERGAPQGFQVGDRVGHAVYLERAVVANAGDRP from the coding sequence ATGATCGACGAGCTCGAGCTGGTGCGCCGGATCGGTGCCGAGGACGAGGTGCCCGATGCCGCGGGTGCGCGCGAGCGCGTGCGCGCACGGGTGCTCGACGGCGGGGGCGCCGCGCCCGGCGCCGGGGACCGCGCCGGGGCGCCGCGCCGGTCGCTGCGGCTGCTCGGCGCGCTGGTGCCCGCCGCCGCGGTGGCGGCCGGCGTGGCCCTCGTCGTCGTCCTCGGGGGTGGGGGCGAGCCCGACGGCGGGGCGGCCGCGAGCCAGACGCTGACGACGACGGCCGCGGCCCCGGCGCCCGAGGCGCCGTCGCTCTTCCCGCCGCCGGACGAGTTCCTCTACGTCAAGACCCGGTCGCAGTACCTCTCGTGCACGCTCGACGGGCCGAACCCGGGGTGCGAGATGCAGCCGCGGCGCGTCCGCGAGGTCTGGATGAGCGAGCAGCGCGACAGCCGGCTCGTGGAGCGGCCGGGCACCACGACGCCGGAGGGCCTCGGCCGCACCCAGCTCGTCCTCGGCAACCGCCGCTTCTCCCACCAGGAGCTGGCCGCCTACGCCCCGACGCCGCGGGAGCTGCTCGACGAGCTCCAGCGCGGGCGCGCGCCCGGCCAGGGCGGCGAGACCGCCACGTACCCCTTCGTCCAGATCACCGACGCCCTGCGCGAGATGCCGATGCCGGCGCAGGTCCGCCGCGCGCTCGTCGAGGCCCTGCCCCTCGTGCCCGGGGTCCAGGAGCTCGGCCAGGCACGCGACAGCGAGGGCCGTCTCGGGCTCGCCTACGCCCGGACGCTGCAGGGCCGGCGCGAGGAGGTCATCGTCGACCCGGTCACCGCGACGATGCTCGAGGAGCAGCAGACGGTGGTCGACGAGCGCGGAGCGCCCCAGGGCTTCCAGGTCGGCGACCGCGTCGGCCACGCCGTCTACCTCGAGCGCGCGGTGGTCGCAAACGCCGGCGACCGCCCGTGA
- a CDS encoding right-handed parallel beta-helix repeat-containing protein: MAAVAAFVGLAVPAAASAHLERPSYWPDPRPDTSVTPAAGGKVPEIRSLASAVTGAGPGKVRVVCQDDSLKLLRAAVGKARKVGVKIRPSQPATPMSKKQARRLIKINTTLKRRCKFKSIQAAVTASGNNDRVVIMPGRYTEPESRKAPVNDPRCNPSLLQNDQTGTPTPSYQYQATCQNDQNLIYVQGRAVKGKPLVPPRPDRHGIPEQEVGECLRCNLQIEGSGVIPEDVLIDGGDDYQNPLDPEEKPGKFLKHVVMRTDRSDGFVGRNFLLRGAAEHGFYTEETDGILLDKVKFFWHLDYGHLSFTTDHNVIQNCDGFGAGDAVVYPGASPQTGEFRRRDVYPEQRYNSVVRNCDLHGSTLAYSGSMGNSVRVTENHIYGNVAGISSDTLSAPGHPGYPADGMLIDKNYIYSNNLDLYGVEPPSIEPLVPMPIGSGIVWPGMNNGIVRDNFIFDNWRHGTVLNAVPDLVAGTPEGNVDAKVHCQITVIATTSCGNRYYDNVMGQAPKDFKMHEGVGKFGNKHSPDTTRRMPNGVDFWWDEWAANNGNCWYDNVGVDGTAASITGPGSGVLPDLLPRSCGSSMGIGDVVKAAVLLNCSMYEDGDKPADRPLCYWFQMPAKPGTRLAQQDAARQRAAADAFRGTARAKALQAKIDQVLKANDVLQGRE, translated from the coding sequence ATCCGGTCGCTGGCCTCGGCCGTGACCGGCGCCGGCCCCGGCAAGGTCCGGGTCGTCTGCCAGGACGACTCCCTGAAGCTCCTGCGCGCGGCCGTCGGCAAGGCGCGCAAGGTCGGCGTGAAGATCCGTCCGAGCCAGCCGGCGACGCCGATGAGCAAGAAGCAGGCGCGACGGCTCATCAAGATCAACACGACGCTCAAGCGCCGCTGCAAGTTCAAGTCGATCCAGGCCGCGGTCACCGCGTCGGGCAACAACGACCGCGTCGTGATCATGCCGGGCCGCTACACCGAGCCCGAGTCGCGCAAGGCGCCGGTGAACGACCCGCGCTGCAACCCGTCGCTGCTGCAGAACGACCAGACGGGCACGCCGACGCCGAGCTACCAGTACCAGGCCACCTGCCAGAACGACCAGAACCTCATCTACGTCCAGGGCCGCGCGGTCAAGGGCAAGCCGCTCGTGCCGCCGCGCCCGGACCGCCACGGCATCCCGGAGCAGGAGGTCGGCGAGTGCCTGCGCTGCAACCTCCAGATCGAGGGCTCGGGCGTCATCCCCGAGGACGTCCTCATCGACGGCGGCGACGACTACCAGAACCCGCTGGACCCGGAGGAGAAGCCGGGCAAGTTCCTCAAGCACGTCGTCATGCGCACCGACCGCTCCGACGGCTTCGTCGGGCGCAACTTCCTGCTGCGCGGCGCCGCCGAGCACGGCTTCTACACCGAGGAGACCGACGGCATCCTCCTCGACAAGGTGAAGTTCTTCTGGCACCTGGACTACGGGCACCTGAGCTTCACCACCGACCACAACGTCATCCAGAACTGCGACGGCTTCGGCGCGGGCGACGCGGTCGTCTACCCGGGCGCCTCGCCGCAGACCGGCGAGTTCCGCCGCCGCGACGTCTACCCCGAGCAGCGCTACAACAGCGTCGTCCGCAACTGCGACCTGCACGGTTCGACGCTGGCCTACTCGGGCTCGATGGGCAACTCCGTCCGCGTCACCGAGAACCACATCTACGGCAACGTCGCGGGCATCTCGAGCGACACGCTGTCGGCGCCGGGGCACCCCGGCTACCCCGCCGACGGCATGCTCATCGACAAGAACTACATCTACTCGAACAACCTCGACCTGTACGGGGTCGAGCCGCCGTCGATCGAGCCCCTCGTGCCCATGCCGATCGGCTCGGGCATCGTCTGGCCGGGGATGAACAACGGCATCGTCCGGGACAACTTCATCTTCGACAACTGGCGCCACGGCACGGTGCTCAACGCGGTGCCGGACCTCGTCGCCGGCACGCCCGAGGGCAACGTCGACGCGAAGGTCCACTGCCAGATCACGGTGATCGCCACGACGTCCTGCGGCAACCGCTACTACGACAACGTCATGGGCCAGGCGCCCAAGGACTTCAAGATGCACGAGGGCGTCGGGAAGTTCGGCAACAAGCACAGCCCCGACACCACGCGCCGGATGCCCAACGGCGTCGACTTCTGGTGGGACGAGTGGGCCGCCAACAACGGCAACTGCTGGTACGACAACGTCGGCGTGGACGGCACCGCCGCGTCGATCACCGGCCCCGGCAGCGGCGTGCTGCCCGACCTCCTGCCGCGCTCGTGCGGCTCGAGCATGGGCATCGGCGACGTCGTGAAGGCGGCGGTCCTGCTCAACTGCTCGATGTACGAGGACGGCGACAAGCCCGCCGATCGACCCCTCTGCTACTGGTTCCAGATGCCGGCCAAGCCCGGCACGCGCCTCGCCCAGCAGGACGCCGCCCGCCAGCGCGCCGCGGCCGACGCCTTCCGCGGCACCGCCCGCGCCAAGGCCCTGCAGGCGAAGATCGACCAGGTGCTGAAGGCCAACGACGTCCTGCAGGGCCGTGAGTAG
- a CDS encoding lipase family protein, whose amino-acid sequence MLLARLLLLAALAAAPVAGPAAAALGAVPVGPAGDAFYDPPADLVPGRPGTVVWRRPAAGLAALDAAARTDVVVFRSRALDGRPIVQSATVAVPHGAPPRGGWPVVSFFHVTTGGADSCAPSRVTPDNPELERLTRADTVVARLLRAGVAVARPDGEGIGTPGRHPYLVGRSLARSQSDAVRAARGLDRRIGRRWVAMGHSEGGVASLWSADLGARLAPELDLRAVAAFSPVTRTAELVDLLRLVPLATPPVDGLTALASLIITGAAEADPQLRAMLTRGALSPAAVRLLPHVEDRCLVELTRRSSWGGLAPAQVPGPAFAQARPILLRVLRENDVRRADLRRVPVRIDHGALDLVAPLPLTEELVLGQRARGALIALRRWPTATHVDVADDGQAAGAAVRWVLARLSTPART is encoded by the coding sequence GTGCTCCTCGCTCGCCTCCTGCTGCTCGCCGCCCTCGCGGCGGCGCCCGTCGCCGGTCCTGCGGCGGCCGCGCTGGGAGCGGTACCCGTCGGCCCGGCGGGTGACGCGTTCTACGACCCGCCCGCCGACCTCGTGCCGGGGCGCCCGGGGACCGTCGTGTGGCGACGGCCGGCGGCGGGCCTGGCGGCGCTCGACGCGGCGGCGCGCACCGACGTGGTGGTGTTCCGCTCCCGCGCCCTCGACGGTCGGCCGATCGTGCAGTCGGCCACCGTGGCGGTCCCGCACGGCGCACCGCCGCGCGGCGGCTGGCCGGTTGTGTCGTTCTTCCACGTCACCACGGGCGGCGCCGACAGCTGCGCGCCCAGCCGCGTCACGCCCGACAACCCGGAGCTCGAGCGCCTCACCCGCGCCGACACGGTCGTCGCTCGGCTGCTGCGCGCCGGGGTCGCGGTCGCCAGGCCCGACGGCGAGGGCATCGGCACTCCGGGCCGGCACCCGTACCTCGTCGGGCGCTCGCTGGCCCGGTCGCAGTCCGACGCCGTGCGTGCGGCGCGCGGGCTCGACCGACGCATCGGGCGGCGGTGGGTGGCGATGGGCCACTCGGAAGGCGGCGTCGCCTCCCTGTGGAGCGCCGACCTGGGCGCGCGCCTCGCGCCCGAGCTCGACCTGCGCGCCGTCGCTGCGTTCTCGCCCGTGACCCGGACCGCCGAGCTCGTCGACCTCCTGCGGCTGGTGCCGCTCGCCACGCCGCCCGTCGACGGGCTGACCGCGCTCGCGTCGCTCATCATCACCGGTGCGGCGGAGGCCGATCCGCAGCTGCGGGCGATGCTCACGCGTGGCGCGCTCTCCCCGGCGGCGGTTCGCTTGCTGCCGCACGTCGAGGATCGCTGCCTCGTGGAGCTCACCCGTCGCAGCTCGTGGGGCGGGCTGGCGCCGGCGCAGGTGCCCGGCCCCGCGTTCGCGCAGGCGCGGCCGATCCTCCTGCGCGTGCTGCGTGAGAACGACGTCCGGCGGGCCGACCTGCGCCGTGTCCCGGTCCGCATCGACCACGGCGCGCTCGACCTCGTCGCGCCGCTCCCGCTGACCGAGGAGCTCGTCCTCGGCCAGCGCGCCCGCGGGGCGCTCATCGCCTTGCGCCGGTGGCCGACCGCGACGCACGTCGACGTCGCCGACGACGGTCAGGCGGCGGGGGCGGCGGTGCGTTGGGTGCTCGCGCGCTTGTCGACCCCGGCCCGGACCTAG
- a CDS encoding VOC family protein — protein sequence MTVIKRVDFLGIPSQDAERARGFYRDVLGLRPDDQAEFEFWAGDTCLGIWEPERVGMPFQAQKGNPLPLGVEDVAAARTELEGKGVTFFGDVLDTGVCHMAFFSDPDGNDLMLHHRYAPYDNA from the coding sequence ATGACCGTGATCAAGCGCGTGGACTTCCTGGGGATCCCGTCGCAGGACGCCGAGCGAGCGCGGGGCTTCTACCGCGACGTGCTCGGGCTGCGACCCGACGACCAGGCCGAGTTCGAGTTCTGGGCCGGCGACACCTGCCTGGGCATCTGGGAGCCGGAGAGGGTCGGCATGCCGTTCCAGGCCCAGAAGGGCAACCCGCTGCCGCTCGGCGTCGAGGACGTCGCGGCCGCCCGCACCGAGCTCGAGGGCAAGGGCGTGACGTTCTTCGGCGACGTCCTGGACACCGGGGTCTGCCACATGGCGTTCTTCTCGGACCCGGACGGCAACGACCTCATGCTCCACCACCGCTACGCCCCCTACGACAACGCGTGA
- a CDS encoding ZIP family metal transporter, whose amino-acid sequence MDVGIALGLVLPGLATGLGGLALLAVGRRPSQRTMAAVLGFTGGVMLAATSFSLLVPALDQGGVGTVSLGVVAGGLVMLALDRFVPHEHDDRDESGCAAPGEHRSRPWLLVSALTIHNIPEGLAVGLAFAAGGMDAGLPVALAIGIQNAPEGFAAGAPLLAAGRARGTAVLVAVLSGVVEPLAALAGYGLSSAAEGLLVPGLAFAGGAMLYVTVDELLPSAQAGGRERLATSSLMAGFVLLLVLDNALG is encoded by the coding sequence GTGGACGTCGGGATCGCCCTCGGCCTCGTCCTGCCGGGCCTCGCCACGGGCCTCGGCGGCCTGGCGCTGCTCGCGGTCGGGCGGCGGCCGTCGCAGCGCACGATGGCCGCGGTGCTCGGCTTCACCGGCGGGGTGATGCTCGCGGCGACGAGCTTCAGCCTGCTCGTGCCGGCCCTCGACCAGGGCGGGGTGGGGACCGTGTCGCTCGGCGTGGTCGCCGGCGGCCTGGTGATGCTCGCCCTCGACCGGTTCGTCCCCCACGAGCACGACGACCGCGACGAGTCCGGCTGCGCGGCGCCCGGCGAGCACCGCAGCCGGCCGTGGCTGCTCGTGAGCGCGCTGACGATCCACAACATCCCCGAGGGCCTGGCCGTCGGCCTCGCCTTCGCCGCCGGTGGGATGGACGCGGGCCTGCCGGTGGCCCTGGCCATCGGCATCCAGAACGCGCCCGAGGGCTTCGCCGCGGGCGCGCCGCTGCTCGCGGCGGGCAGGGCGCGCGGCACGGCGGTGCTCGTCGCCGTCCTCAGCGGCGTGGTCGAGCCGCTCGCGGCGCTGGCCGGCTACGGGTTGAGCTCGGCCGCCGAGGGCCTCCTCGTCCCCGGCCTCGCCTTCGCCGGCGGGGCGATGCTCTACGTCACCGTCGACGAGCTGCTGCCCTCGGCCCAGGCCGGCGGGCGCGAGCGGCTGGCGACGAGCTCGCTCATGGCGGGCTTCGTCCTGCTGCTCGTGCTCGACAACGCGCTGGGCTGA